A genomic region of Salinibacter pepae contains the following coding sequences:
- the neuC gene encoding UDP-N-acetylglucosamine 2-epimerase — protein sequence MRVLGFTSIRADYDLLSGLYKKMDSDENMKFKVLVSGAHLSEEYGKSLSQIREDGVSILTEVESLISSNSKRSRLKTASIFLQNSIDIVRSYEPDLLIYAGDREDILAASMIGAYLQIPTVHLYGGDHVVDGHVDNPARHATSKLSSVHMVTLPEHKRRLMAMGESEERIHVVGALSLDRIRKHSPMSRKEVLQHFGLSDQPYAIVIFHPQDRELGESSKYLERIINSFHERGIFCFVGYPNTDPDNKNIIKLLERKESRGLVYVYKSLERNIFLSLYKNACVQVGNSSSGIIEAASIPLPVVNVGMRQKGRRAGKNVIFTGKSQDEIDQAIDRALSDSFRESIQEIENIYGDGKSIGRVHSIIKNINFDKFLYKTEDPIEVANNQ from the coding sequence ATGAGAGTATTAGGTTTCACAAGCATAAGAGCTGACTACGACCTTTTAAGTGGTCTATACAAGAAGATGGATTCAGATGAAAATATGAAATTCAAAGTTCTAGTATCTGGTGCACACTTGTCTGAGGAGTACGGGAAGAGTCTAAGTCAAATTAGAGAGGATGGGGTAAGCATACTTACAGAGGTAGAAAGCCTTATTAGCTCTAATTCGAAAAGGTCAAGACTTAAAACCGCTAGTATATTTCTTCAGAACTCTATCGATATAGTTCGTAGCTACGAACCTGACCTTCTCATATATGCTGGAGACAGAGAGGACATACTCGCTGCCTCGATGATCGGGGCGTACCTTCAAATCCCAACTGTCCATCTTTATGGTGGAGATCATGTAGTGGATGGGCATGTTGATAATCCTGCACGGCATGCGACCTCCAAACTTTCTAGTGTTCACATGGTAACACTCCCTGAACACAAGCGTCGCTTGATGGCAATGGGAGAATCTGAAGAGCGTATTCACGTTGTTGGAGCCCTTTCGCTAGATCGTATTCGAAAGCACAGCCCAATGTCACGTAAGGAGGTATTGCAGCATTTCGGACTTAGTGATCAGCCCTACGCAATTGTAATATTTCATCCTCAAGATAGAGAGCTAGGCGAGTCCTCAAAATATCTTGAACGAATTATTAACTCGTTTCATGAAAGAGGTATCTTTTGTTTCGTCGGTTATCCTAACACTGATCCTGATAATAAAAACATAATAAAATTACTAGAAAGGAAAGAAAGTAGAGGTCTCGTTTATGTATACAAAAGTTTGGAAAGAAATATTTTTCTTTCCTTGTACAAGAACGCATGTGTACAAGTTGGAAACTCTTCTTCTGGAATTATTGAGGCAGCTAGCATTCCTCTTCCCGTAGTAAATGTGGGAATGCGCCAGAAGGGGAGGAGGGCTGGCAAAAATGTGATATTTACCGGTAAAAGCCAAGATGAAATTGACCAAGCAATCGACCGTGCTTTATCTGACTCTTTTCGTGAATCGATACAGGAAATAGAAAACATTTATGGCGACGGCAAAAGCATTGGTAGAGTCCATAGTATCATCAAGAATATAAATTTCGATAAATTTTTGTACAAAACTGAAGACCCCATAGAAGTTGCAAACAATCAATAA
- a CDS encoding PIG-L deacetylase family protein has translation MQMEGTQIVVAPHPDDETLGCGGTMLRCKDEGVPVHWLIVTHVTTDLGYSSDRVEQREEEIRHVAKQYGISEITNLRFPATRLDTEPLGDIVEAIGRVFQKLEPEVVYVPYRNDIHTDHAVVFDAVTSCTKWFRYPSVRRVLAYETLSETDFTIDPDATGFRPNVFCNVTGYVEEKVEIMRMYESEMGTHPFPRSDASIRALATLRGAASGFEAAEGFMLLRERIQ, from the coding sequence ATGCAGATGGAAGGAACTCAAATTGTGGTTGCTCCACATCCTGATGATGAAACGCTTGGGTGTGGTGGGACAATGCTTAGGTGTAAAGATGAGGGGGTTCCAGTCCACTGGTTGATTGTGACCCACGTTACCACAGACCTAGGCTACTCAAGCGATCGTGTAGAACAACGGGAGGAAGAAATTCGACACGTAGCCAAGCAGTATGGGATTTCGGAAATTACAAACCTGAGGTTTCCTGCAACTCGGTTGGACACAGAACCTCTTGGGGATATCGTGGAAGCAATTGGGAGAGTATTTCAAAAGCTTGAACCGGAGGTCGTCTACGTTCCGTATCGGAACGATATCCACACAGACCACGCTGTTGTATTTGACGCTGTTACTTCATGCACAAAGTGGTTCCGATATCCCTCCGTACGGCGAGTGCTCGCATACGAGACTCTGTCGGAGACCGATTTCACGATTGATCCGGACGCGACTGGGTTCCGCCCCAACGTATTCTGTAACGTAACAGGGTATGTAGAAGAGAAGGTAGAGATCATGCGGATGTACGAGAGTGAGATGGGAACGCATCCGTTTCCCAGAAGCGACGCATCCATTCGTGCCCTAGCCACCCTTCGCGGAGCTGCATCGGGATTTGAAGCGGCCGAGGGCTTTATGTTACTGCGCGAACGAATCCAGTAG
- a CDS encoding ANL family adenylate-forming protein: protein MKRLVDHVATRSGTDRVFVDDRLELKGGSLIEVVERTRAEHSVFRGSSVGVCFSRGYETALALVALDGFAEQLLIVPPTSKPARVREFIDRTDTEFILGNRENLRTGGLRQYDIRNLCGLNGGLTQKEDDGNAGDRGTVCDTEWILATSGTTGTPKLVAHDLSSLLRTVKTDTKVGHTLRWGLLYDLCRFAGIQVFLQSLVGGSTLIFADHVESIDEQVNLLLSGNCNALSGTPTMWRRLLMSDQFENLSLRIATLGGEIADGQILKALQRTFPEAKISHIYASTEAGVGFSVSDGQPGFPATFLENPPEETEIKVSDEGLLHLRPPQPEQERYVEEGLTLTDGEGWINTGDVVERSGDRFLFQGRESGVINVGGNKVHPEKVENVIQEVEGVAQVVVRAKKSAITGNLVEALVKPSGNVEGEQELRSAVRERCNADLNNYEVPAVCKVVSSLEMNAAGKLVR from the coding sequence ATGAAGCGCCTTGTTGACCATGTTGCGACCAGATCTGGAACCGACAGGGTCTTTGTTGATGACAGACTTGAGTTGAAGGGGGGTTCACTGATAGAAGTGGTCGAGCGGACGCGTGCAGAACATTCTGTATTTCGAGGATCGTCTGTAGGAGTGTGTTTTTCGAGAGGCTATGAGACGGCACTTGCACTCGTGGCTCTTGATGGCTTTGCTGAACAATTACTGATTGTACCTCCTACCTCGAAACCTGCACGGGTCCGTGAGTTCATAGATCGAACAGATACAGAGTTTATCCTTGGAAACCGAGAGAACCTCCGGACTGGAGGACTTCGCCAGTATGATATCCGCAATCTTTGTGGCCTAAACGGAGGGTTGACCCAGAAAGAAGACGATGGAAATGCAGGTGACCGAGGAACTGTTTGCGATACTGAATGGATATTGGCGACCTCAGGGACAACAGGTACCCCAAAACTTGTCGCACATGATTTATCTTCCCTCCTCAGAACGGTAAAAACAGACACAAAGGTGGGACACACTCTACGTTGGGGGTTGCTCTACGATCTCTGTCGTTTTGCTGGTATTCAAGTATTTCTACAGAGTTTAGTTGGAGGGTCTACACTCATATTTGCCGATCACGTGGAATCAATAGACGAACAGGTAAATCTGCTTCTGAGCGGTAATTGCAATGCCCTATCGGGCACGCCAACTATGTGGCGGCGCCTTTTAATGAGTGACCAATTTGAGAACCTTTCGTTACGCATTGCGACATTAGGAGGAGAAATTGCCGACGGGCAAATATTAAAGGCTCTGCAGAGAACGTTCCCTGAAGCTAAAATCTCACATATTTACGCGTCCACGGAGGCGGGCGTGGGGTTTTCTGTTTCGGATGGGCAACCTGGTTTCCCAGCCACCTTTCTGGAAAATCCGCCGGAGGAGACTGAGATTAAGGTGAGTGATGAAGGACTCCTACATCTTCGGCCTCCCCAACCCGAACAAGAGCGCTATGTTGAAGAGGGCCTCACCCTCACAGACGGCGAGGGTTGGATTAATACGGGCGATGTTGTAGAGCGCAGCGGAGATCGATTTCTGTTTCAAGGAAGGGAGAGCGGCGTCATTAATGTTGGGGGAAATAAGGTGCATCCAGAGAAGGTAGAAAACGTGATTCAAGAAGTTGAGGGGGTTGCGCAGGTTGTGGTGCGTGCAAAAAAAAGTGCGATTACTGGCAATCTCGTAGAGGCACTTGTGAAGCCAAGCGGGAACGTAGAAGGGGAACAGGAGTTGAGATCAGCTGTCCGGGAGAGGTGTAATGCTGACCTCAACAACTACGAAGTTCCGGCAGTCTGCAAAGTGGTCTCCTCCTTAGAGATGAATGCAGCAGGTAAACTGGTCCGATAA
- the neuB gene encoding N-acetylneuraminate synthase, producing MSTYVIAEAGVNHNGSMDLARDLIAAAAEAGVDAVKFQTFRADELVAEDAPKADYQTETTDVDDSQADMLRRLELSPEQHHTIVEHCAAHDLQFLSTPFDAQSARFLVEEFDVPRLKIGSGELTNGPLLLDVARLGRPIILSTGMGTLGEVERALSVLAYGYTTGDGRPTPEDLDRALASAEAIHALEQKVTVLHCVTEYPASVETINLRVMDTLRRAFDLPVGLSDHTPGTAVPVAATARGATLIEKHFTLDRSLPGPDHRASLEPDELQNMVQGIRDAEAALGTARKRPADPEWKNRPVARKSLVAAQAISEGEVFTRENLEVKRPGDGVSPMRYWEYLGRTAKSSYEPDEQISKR from the coding sequence ATGTCCACGTATGTCATTGCCGAAGCGGGAGTAAATCACAACGGCTCGATGGATCTGGCTCGCGACCTCATCGCGGCGGCGGCCGAGGCAGGCGTGGACGCTGTCAAATTTCAGACCTTCCGTGCTGACGAACTGGTAGCAGAAGACGCTCCCAAAGCCGATTACCAGACCGAGACGACCGACGTGGACGACTCGCAGGCGGACATGCTGCGCCGGTTGGAGCTAAGCCCGGAGCAGCATCACACCATTGTGGAGCACTGCGCGGCGCACGACCTACAGTTTCTTTCAACGCCGTTCGACGCACAGAGCGCGCGCTTTCTGGTCGAGGAGTTCGACGTGCCACGCCTCAAGATTGGGTCCGGCGAGCTCACGAACGGACCACTGCTTTTGGACGTCGCTCGTCTGGGACGCCCGATCATCCTGTCGACGGGCATGGGGACACTCGGCGAGGTAGAACGGGCGCTGTCGGTGCTGGCCTACGGCTACACCACTGGCGACGGACGCCCTACACCGGAGGATCTGGACCGGGCGCTGGCATCGGCCGAGGCAATCCACGCTCTGGAACAGAAGGTGACGGTGCTCCACTGCGTAACGGAGTATCCCGCGTCGGTAGAAACAATCAATCTGAGGGTTATGGACACGCTGCGCCGGGCGTTCGACCTTCCGGTTGGCCTGTCAGATCATACGCCGGGCACTGCCGTACCGGTTGCCGCCACCGCGCGAGGGGCAACCCTCATTGAAAAGCACTTTACGCTTGACCGCTCGCTTCCAGGTCCGGACCACCGGGCCTCGCTCGAACCCGACGAGCTTCAAAACATGGTCCAGGGCATCCGCGATGCCGAGGCCGCACTGGGCACGGCTCGGAAGAGACCAGCCGATCCCGAATGGAAGAATCGTCCCGTGGCCCGGAAAAGTCTCGTGGCTGCTCAAGCCATTTCGGAGGGAGAAGTGTTTACGAGAGAGAACCTTGAGGTCAAACGACCGGGGGATGGCGTGTCCCCGATGCGATACTGGGAGTACCTGGGCCGTACGGCCAAGTCAAGCTATGAGCCGGATGAACAGATCAGCAAACGATGA
- a CDS encoding GNAT family N-acetyltransferase, whose protein sequence is MKEKIWGEKKIKKEEDQIKRLFIKCYDKKISKKKFDQLYKKNPYGESRAIALKKSDELIGFYGLIPQKISKRLNEKKLSMNYLLGVSLMISPEFRDVSTLAVILKRVDKHIGKTNYITVLGFPNEQSIIPLTTLFGWNIVEEAKFYTCKVKNANQNAKIKDIKESKILSKNKWCVPYEEEEFIEWKEICNSYNTVEINNDLKVVYKKYKNKIDLLDVSRIKNGNVERENLESLVERERASGFIITNYHAKKIGVSLKKCEGWNNGKIRLCSLGDGVESKNLHLSLLMSDVF, encoded by the coding sequence ATGAAAGAAAAAATATGGGGAGAAAAAAAGATAAAAAAAGAGGAAGATCAAATAAAGCGTTTATTTATAAAATGTTATGATAAAAAAATAAGTAAAAAAAAGTTCGATCAACTTTATAAGAAAAATCCTTACGGGGAGTCGAGAGCGATAGCTTTAAAGAAAAGTGATGAACTTATTGGGTTTTATGGGCTTATACCACAAAAAATTTCGAAGAGGTTGAATGAAAAGAAGTTATCAATGAACTATCTATTGGGAGTATCCCTCATGATTTCTCCCGAATTCAGGGATGTGAGTACACTCGCAGTAATATTGAAAAGAGTGGATAAACATATAGGAAAAACGAACTACATAACTGTCCTAGGATTTCCAAACGAGCAGTCAATCATCCCTTTAACTACTCTTTTTGGGTGGAATATTGTTGAGGAGGCAAAGTTTTATACGTGCAAAGTTAAAAATGCAAACCAGAATGCAAAAATAAAAGATATAAAAGAAAGTAAAATTTTATCAAAAAATAAGTGGTGTGTACCATATGAAGAAGAGGAGTTTATTGAGTGGAAAGAAATATGTAACTCATACAACACTGTCGAGATAAATAATGATTTAAAAGTAGTATATAAGAAATATAAAAACAAAATTGATCTATTGGATGTAAGTAGAATAAAAAATGGAAATGTAGAGAGAGAAAATTTAGAAAGTTTGGTGGAAAGAGAAAGAGCAAGTGGCTTTATAATTACAAATTACCACGCTAAAAAGATAGGTGTAAGCTTAAAAAAATGTGAGGGTTGGAATAATGGAAAAATACGATTGTGTTCTTTAGGAGATGGAGTGGAGTCGAAAAACCTACACTTAAGTCTACTCATGTCAGACGTGTTTTAG
- a CDS encoding SDR family NAD(P)-dependent oxidoreductase: MQEQESGEGSTVLVTGATRGLGLEIARHLAMKGYEIVGGARKPSAELEAVIEDFPNQVHYESLDLSEFDSLHGYVRSVTNKYGRLYGLVNNAAIAREGVLATQHDSEISDMIEVNVTGTILLTKYAVRSMLIEEEGRVVNIASIIAETGFNGLSVYGASKAALVGFSRSLARELGDRGITVNAILPGYMQTSMSSSLSEEQLETIRRRSALQRLVEVDEVAPSVSFLLSPTASSITGTTLTVDAGSTA, encoded by the coding sequence ATGCAAGAACAGGAATCTGGCGAAGGGTCAACTGTACTCGTGACCGGTGCTACTCGCGGTCTGGGTCTTGAGATAGCAAGACATCTGGCGATGAAGGGGTATGAGATCGTTGGGGGAGCTCGAAAGCCCTCGGCTGAACTGGAAGCAGTGATCGAGGATTTTCCGAACCAAGTTCACTACGAGTCGCTCGATCTATCGGAGTTCGATTCCCTGCACGGTTACGTGAGGAGCGTGACGAATAAGTACGGGCGCCTTTATGGTCTCGTCAACAACGCGGCGATTGCACGTGAGGGGGTTCTCGCTACTCAGCACGACTCCGAGATTAGCGACATGATTGAAGTGAACGTAACGGGCACTATACTCCTCACGAAGTATGCAGTCCGCTCGATGCTGATCGAGGAAGAGGGACGGGTAGTAAACATTGCTTCCATAATTGCCGAAACGGGATTCAATGGATTGTCCGTATATGGGGCCAGTAAAGCCGCCCTGGTAGGGTTTAGTCGCTCACTCGCTCGCGAATTAGGAGACCGAGGAATTACGGTCAACGCTATATTGCCAGGGTACATGCAGACAAGCATGTCCTCCTCTCTGAGCGAGGAACAACTTGAGACCATTCGTCGAAGATCCGCCCTCCAGCGATTGGTGGAGGTGGACGAGGTAGCACCGAGCGTATCTTTTCTCTTATCCCCGACTGCTTCCAGTATAACCGGTACTACGCTTACGGTTGATGCTGGAAGCACGGCCTGA
- a CDS encoding phosphopantetheine-binding protein, translating to MNEEVRGVIEEMFLSELGDRDRGGMNRVPDELVLLDSGLDSIGFATLVAKLEEKLGYDPFVQMDEPVYPRTFGEFVEIYEEHADGQS from the coding sequence ATGAATGAAGAGGTGCGTGGAGTAATTGAAGAGATGTTCTTGTCTGAATTGGGTGATAGGGATAGAGGTGGTATGAATAGAGTGCCGGATGAATTGGTTCTTCTTGACAGTGGACTAGACTCAATCGGGTTTGCCACACTCGTTGCAAAACTGGAGGAGAAGTTGGGTTATGACCCTTTCGTCCAAATGGATGAGCCAGTTTATCCCCGTACGTTTGGTGAATTCGTTGAAATCTATGAAGAGCATGCTGATGGACAGTCATGA